AGCAATCGGCGATCAGTATATTCAAATGCTTGACGACCAGCACGTACGCTAATGGGGCGGTCATTACCTAAATCATCTTTACCCAATGGGGTTTCTTTAAAAAAAAGTTCTGCATAAGCTTGAATTGGCTCGGCGCGGTTGATATCGCGCGTATCGATTTCACGTGTAAACTGGCTGTTGTTTCGAGTAGCATCTTCGACTTCTAATGTAAAACGAAGTGGATCTAGAATGTTTTAACCGCTACATAAGCACGTGTACGCAACAAGATAGGGTCATCAATAGTATCGCGACCACGTCTAAAGTCGTTATCACGCTTTTCATATCGAATACGATAATCCAAACCAATATCTAACCAATCAATATCTGAAAAAGCATCATAGTCTTTCAACCAAGTTTTATTAAGTTGCTTCACGTAACGAGGTGGCTCAGTCTCCCGTCCAGTACCATAACTTTTACGTTCTACGTAATAGCCATTAGCCGCACGCTTTGCCGCTCTCTGCTCTAATTCTATTTCCTTTAGGCGGTCACTAATTTTCACCTGTTGTTCTTGTTCGGTTGCGTTAGCAGGCACGATTTCGTAGGCGTCAGCTATTTGAATAGATGAATTTGCAACCTCTTTGCTTTGGCTCTTACCGATTTCATTCGCCAATAGTGACTTGGTGCTGACGACTAGCCCTGCAAGAATGAGTGAATTAATAATTTTTCTATATTTCATTTTTTCTCCTGATCTTTTTCTTCCAGTGGTCTGGTCAGGAAACTATTGATAAAATTTTATATAGCGCCATTGATTTGGTAGCTCTATTTTTTGTTTAAATTGGTATTGCTGAATCTAATTTTTTCGCGCTGTTCAATTTGAACAATATTGCTGTCATGAATAACAATTTCTATCGAGCCAAATCCAGTATTAGTTTTAATTGCGTTGATTGCCTCAGATATTTTTCCAAGCGTTTCGCTCTCATTATCAATATTTAATTTTGGTTTAGCATTTGTCATCAGTATTGCTCAAATTACGAATGAACGTACTGTACCCAATATTTTTATATATTAATAAATAATTTGTAATTATTTTTATATAATTATAAGTTATATTAAATGTTTATACTTGGCACTGTTATGTTGGTGGATTATTAATTGGATGAATTAATAATATTTGATGGATATTGCTATCAGCAGGATTTGCTGGATGTTGGCTGTTATGATTTTTGTAACTCTTTTAACTTTTTATACAGCATTCTTGTTTCGAGTAAATTCCAAACCCTTAACATGGCTTCTATCGAATCGAAAGGTTTTGTCAGAAAGTCTTTTGCGCCTAATGCTAAGGCTTTTCTTTTGGCCGCAATGGTGGCATCAGCAGTCAGTACAATGATGGGTAAGTATTCATCTTTGGGAATATTTTTGGATAGTAAGTCGAGTATTGCATAGCCATCAAGAACGGGCATCATGAGGTCAAGTAAAATTAAATCGGGTTGAAACGCGGTGAATAAGTCGATTGTTTTTGTCGAGTCTGCGGTGCTAATGACTTGCTCAAAACCCTCTTTTGCTAATAAGGCTTCAAGTAAGCGTAGGTTTGCATCGGCATCGTCAACAATCAGTATTTTGGCATTTAAAATCTCATTATCTGTCATTTTCGGTCCTGTCATCTTGCGTTAGGTTTAATACGGTTTTAGTGAAAGTGGCAATATTGAGTGGTTTGGTCATATAGTCATTGATCCCTGTTTGCTTTAATCTTTCAATCGTATCTGGCATTGCATCGGCACTTAAAATCATGATCGGTAAGCGCTTTAAATTGGGGTGAGATTTAATGTAATCTACTAATACCTCGCCTGATTCATCCGGTAGATTGAGATCGACAATCATTAAGCTGGCGTCAATTTGATTGAGTAAATCTTTGCTTTCTTTAACAGTGGCTGTGCAATGTAGTTTTAGATTGGGCAAACGTTTGATAACGGCTTCCACCAAAGCACGATTGCTGACATTATCCTCTACATAGATGATGTGTTTTTTATGTATGCTGGTGGGCGCTTGTTTAGTGGCGGTGATTGCTTGCGTGATCTTTTTATGGTTTGGCAGGGCATTGGTTGCTTTTAGCTCTATCCAAAATAAACTTTTATTTTTTGCAACGTGAATACTACCTTGCATGGCTAAGATGATTTGCTTACTTAACGCTAATCCCAAGCCAGTACCTTCAGTTTTAGAGTGCTCCGCACCTAATCGGTCAAACGCAGTAAATAGTCTTTCTTTTAAAGGGTCAGCAATACCGGCCCCTTCATCAAATACTTCAATTAATATCGTTGCATCCTTTTGGTAAGCAGACACTAAAACGGTAGAATTACATGGCCCATATTTCAGCGCATTAGATAATAGATTTAATATGACTTGTAACAACTTTTGTCGCTCAGCAAGCGCAACTAAATTAGGCTGGATATCTTGCTCAATTTGTATATCACGAATTTTACCCAATGGCGCTATATACTGAATAGCTTCCGCCATTAAGTCATTAATTGGCGTTGGTTCAAGTGTTAGTCTCAGAACGCCTGACTCGATTCTTGCAATGTCTAATACTTCATCAATTAATTTAAGCAAATGTTCGCCTGCGCTTTTAATCATATTGACATTTTCTTTGTGCTTGTCATTTTCAAGCTCTATTTGTAGTAGCTGAGCAAAGCCCAAAATGGCATTGAGTGGTGTACGCAGCTCATGGCTGGTTCGTGATAAAAACATACTTTTTTCTCTACTAGCTTGTTCGGCCTCATTTCTAGCCTGCGTAGTATCGTAAATATTCTTGGCTAATAATTTAGAGGCTTGATCTAGTGCCTCTGAAAGCTGTCCCAATTCATCTTTGCTACTTGACGGTAATTCGAGGGCTTCTGCTTTTGCTAAATGCGCTGCGCTATCTCTTAATAGCTTAACTCTTTTAACGATCGTGCCTGAAAAAATCCAAACCGCAAAAATAGAACCCAGAATGCCACTGAATGCGGCCAGCAACGTGATACGGATATTGCGCTGGCGTTGCACTTTAATTTTAAATTGATCTTCAGAAACCAAAAGTGCTTCTTGTTGTTTTAAAAGCTCAATCTCGGTTCTTAACTTTTCCATATTGCTGACCTGTAATTTAAATTGCAGAACCAGATTCTCGGAGGCAATATCCGACTCGTTTTTGGATAAAATATCAAGCCTTGTTAGGTTTTCCTGTACCAGTAAACTAATATTGCTAATACGCTCTTTTTGCACTTCGCTCTCTAATTGCACCACTAATTTATCGAGTAATGTCGGCAGTTGTTGTTTGGCGATATAGAAGTTTTGTAAGAACAATTTATCTCCTGTCAGTAAGAAATCTCTAACACCTGTAGACGCTTGTAATAAATTGGTATGCACCGTTTCAATGTCACGTTGGTTTTGTAGTGCGAGCTTTAATTGGTTTTCTAAACTCGATAATTGCTTTTCTAAGCTGTAAAGAGAGCTAAGCGAGGCTAGCAACACAGCCAAAGGCAACATAATCACAATAATACCTTTTGCCGCCAAAGGCAGATCCTGCCAATATTGCGATATGCCGCGATTGATTTTGCTCATGCTCAACATTTTCTGTCTATATATAAATTAGGGTAGGTAGCAGTTTGAATCAATTATTTTTAAAGCCAAGCTCCACTGCTTTAACAGCCGCTTGCGTCCTATCTTTTAAGCCCAGCTTGCTCAGGATACGCTCAACATGAATTTTAACGGTTCCCGGCGCTATTCCTAACAATTCAGCCAACGCTGCATTACTATGCCCATAAGGCAACAAGGCAAATACCTCTCGCTCTCTTGGGGTTAAACTATCTAATATATGCAAATCTTCAGGTGATGCGGATTGTTTGCTCGCACGCATCATGGCCATACCAACTAACCCGCTTAAGCTGTGAATCGTCTGATTATCATCTTTAGATAACGTCCCAGCGTTGCCAGAAAAAGCCAAGATGCCCAACGGTTGTTGAGCATAGGCAATAGGAATGATAGAAGGGGTTAAGCCGGCCGTATCTGGGTATGACCACAGTGGCGTCAATTCATGGCTTACTTGAAACTCGCATGGTGATCGCAATAGTTTTGCTAATACCCCCATGATTGGAATACGAGCGCCGACAGGATAGGTTTGTCCGAGATGAGCAAGCACGGTTAAGGTGTTGGTTTCTTGTATTGCTATTAAACCGTGAGCAGCCCCTATTTGGGTGCAAAAGGTATTGAGTATTTGTGCTGCAATCGTTGCAGACCAGCCTTTATCGTAGAGCATTTTGCCAGTTAAATAAAATAGCCTTAACTTAGCATTTTCTTCATGGTCTTTTTTAACAGATGCGCGCAGCTCTCTTGCGCTTAAAGCAGGCACTTCACTATCAATCATATGATGTTTATTTGACATATGCCGTTTAGTATATACCGATATAGGTATATTGACGGATTTTTTATTGACTCAGTGGGCGCACAATATACTTCATAAAAAAGCGTTATATGAATAAAGGCTTTTTGGCTGAAATGCCAACTACTTAGGAGAATTTGAAATGAAAAAATTATCATTACTCAGTGCTTTGATGTTGAGCTTCACACTCAACGCATATGCTAATGCAAACCACGAGCATGTCAATGTGGCAGATCGATTGCATATTGCCGATGCCTCACAAGCGAATCCAGATGTAAACAATGCATTAAGACTAAAATTTATCAGCAGAAGAGCGGCACAAAATCCAGCTGTGAATAATAAAGATGCACAGCAAGCTGACGAAGAATGGGAAGGTGCTACTTATGTTGATGAAGAAGAGTCTGATGCATCGAAAAGATTAAACAGACAATTCAAAAGCAAAAGACCTTATATTAACTATCAGTTTGATTGAGAGTGTTTGACTTAAAAGCGGGCAGAAGCCCGCTTTTATTTGTATTAATCGTTCATTTTTATAGAAGGTTTTGTTAACATTTTCTTAAAATAAATAGTGTAGCTTTTCTGTATTAAAAGCATAATTGGTTTTTATCAGAAAGCGTTCAGTTAGTTGTCTCAATCACAAAGGAAGAAAGTAATGAAGTTAAACATTATCGATGATATAAAAACAGATTTACCCGCCAGTATCGTCGTGTTTTTTGTTGCACTACCCCTATGTCTGGGTATTGCGCTCGCATCAGGTGCTCCGCTCTTTTCTGGTGTTATTGCCGGGATTATTGGCGGTATTATTGTTGGAATGGCCAGTGGTTCTCAGCTCGGCGTGAGCGGTCCAGCTGCTGGATTAGCCGTTATTGTGCTGACGGCAATTGCTAGCTTAGGCTCGTTTGAGGCTTTTTTGTTAGCAGTGCTAGTGGCAGGCATTATTCAATTCTTGTTAGGGTACTTTAAGGCGGGCTTTATTGCTTATTTTGTACCATCTTCAGTCATTAAGGGCATGTTAACGGGCATTGGCTTGCTGATTATTCTCAAGCAAATTCCTTATGCGCTAGGCTACCAAACTGATTATGAGGGCAGTGAGTCGTTTATTGAAGCAAGTGGTGGTAATACATTTACCTCTTTAATGGATGCATGGAATCTACTCACACCAGGCGCCCTACTGATTACCGCTATTTCGCTAGCAATTCTCATTTTATGGGATGCTTTACTGACTAAAAAACATAAATTTTTTCAAATTTTACAAGGGCCCATTGTGGTGGTCTTGGTTGGCATTTTGCTCAACTTTTTATTTCAAGCGGGTTTGTTAAACTTTACGTTGTCACCCGAGCAAATCGTCGATCTACCAGTCTCTAACAATCTTGAGGAGTTACTTGGTCAGTTTACTTTTCCAGATTTTTCACAATGGACCAACATTGAGATTTATAAAATTGGATTTGTTATGGCCATTGTTGCTAGCTTAGAAACCTTACTTTGTGTAGAAGCGACAGATAAATTGGATCCCAACAAACGTGTAACACCAACTAATTTAGAATTAAAAGCACAAGGTATTGGTAATATGATTTCTGGCTTGATTGGCGGATTGCCAATTACACAAGTCATTGTGCGTAGCTCTGCCAATATTACTTTTGGTGCCCAATCTAAACTATCTGCTATCTTGCATGGTTTTTGGTTGTTGTTAAGTGCTGTCACTATTGCGAGTTTATTAAACATGATTCCATTAGCAAGCCTGGCGACGATTTTGATTATTGTGGGCTATAAGCTTGCCAAGCCGAGTTTATTTAAACAAATGTATGAATTGGGTTGGGAACAATTCGCCCCATTTGCAATTACGGTAGTGGCAATTATCCTGACAGATTTATTGACAGGTATTGGTATTGGCTTAGCTGCGGCGATTATTTTTACGTTGCATCACAGTTTTCGCAACTCTTATCATATCAAAGCGGAACAAATCACACAGGCAGGACAAGCTGTCCATCATTTTACCTTGGCTGAGGAAGTCTCCTTTTTCAATAAAGCCAGTATTATGGAGGCACTAACCGCAATTCCAGCAAACTCAAATGTGATTATTGATTGTACCAACTGCAAGTCAATGGCATATGACGTGCAAGAATTCATTCATGACTATCAAATACAGGCAAAATTAAGAAATATTGAGGTAGAAACCATTAACTTTAAGCCACCCAAGCATTTAATCGCGCATTAAACATTTTATTCATTACTTAAGAAATATAAACAAAGGATTTACGATGTATAAGCATCCATTACTAGACCGTGACAAAATAACACCAAAAGAAGCGATTGATATTCTTAAAGAAGGGAATATCCGCTTTATTAACCAAGATACAGAAGAAAAAGATTTTAAAACGCTGATTCATTTGACCCAAAATCAGCAACATCCATTTGTGTCAGTACTGAGTTGCAGTGATTCACGCGCTCCAGTTGAGCTGCTTTTTGATCAAGCCTTGGGTGATGTTTTTAGTGTGCGTTTGGCTGGTAATATTGCATCAGACAAAGCCATTGGCAGTTTAGAGTTCGGTAGTAAATATTTAGGCGCAAAATTAATTGTTGTGATGGGACATACGAGCTGTGGTGCAGTTAAAGCAGCCTGTGATGACTTTAAAGATGGTCATATTGGTGAAATCATTAATATGATTAAACCTTCTATTCGACATGAAAAAACAACGACTGATGCAGAAGAGCGTTGCTCAAAAAATGCTGATTTTGTACAAAAAGTGTGTGAGCTTAATATCAAACACCAAATAGAGAGCATTTTGCGTTGCAGTGATATTTTAGAAGACATGACGCAAGCGAAAGATATTGGTATTGTGGGTGCAGTCTATGATATCGCAACAGGCGAAGTACGATTTTTGGAAGACACTTTTATCGGTGTATAAATATCGTCGTATAGCAAAATTGGTTATGAAAAAAGGTGGCAGTGTGCCACCTTTTTTAGTTTTGCAAGCTAATGCGATTGTTTAATTGCGACTAGTGTTTGATTAGCGATGACCTTCTTTTGCCATGTTAATTGAATATTTAGGTATTTCTACGACTAAATTGGTGTCATCCACAATTGCTTGGCAAGACAAACGTGATTGCGGCTCTAAGCCCCACGCTTTGTCTAACAAATCATCTTCTGTATCTTCTGCCTCATTCAATGAAGCGAAACCCTCACGTACGATAACATGACAAGTGGTGCAAGCGCATACCTGGTCGCAGGCATGGTCAATATCAATGTCGTTATCAAGTAAATTTTGACAAATCGACGCTCCCTTTTTTGCGTCAATTACTGCACCATCAGGGCAAAGCTCTTCATGCGGTAATACAATAATTTGTGGCATGTTTATTTCCCCAGCTTTTCGATTATAAAATTCATCATGTTAAATTAACCTCATCAATATTTTTACCAGCTAACGCACGGCTAACACTCGCGTCCATCCGCTTTACCGCAAAGTGAGCAGTGGCATCATTCAACGCGCTGGTTGCGTCATGCAGCGCGCGACTATCATCCGTGTTTAATTGTTGTTCTAATGCGGTTAGCTGTAATTGGATAGCCTGTTTTTCTGCTTCAGAAATCAGATGACTATCTTGTTGTAATGCAACATTAATCGCACTCATTAAACGCATCGCATCCACTTTTGCTTCTGCCAATGCACGCGCCTGTTTGTCTTCTTCAGCTGTACCAAATGAAGATTTTAATATATTGGTGATTTCGTCTTCACTTAACCCATAGGATGGCTTGACCGTGATACTCGCTTCTATCCCTTGGGTTTCCTCGCGTGCGCTAACAGATAATAAACCATCTGCATCCACTTGAAAGGTCACACGAATACGCGCCGCACCAGCAGTCATTGGAGGAATACCACGCAACTCAAATTTCGCCAATGACCGACAAGCACTCACCAAATCACGTTCACCTTGCAATACATGAATGCTCATGGCTGTCTGGCCATCTTTAAAAGTGGTGAAGTCTTGCGCACGTGCAACTGGTAAGGTGGCGTTACGAGGAATAATCTTTTCTACCAAGCCGCCCATGGTCTCTAGCCCTAGCGATAATGGCGTGACATCCAGCAACAATAAATCTTCATCATTACGATTGCCAGCTAATACATTGGCTTGAATGGCCGCACCTAATGCCACCACTTTATCAGGGTCTAAATTGGTTAGCGGCTCTTGCTCAAAGAAATCCTGCACTGCATGACGCACATGCGGCATGCGCGTCGCACCGCCCACCATCACAACACCGTTGATTGCGTTCAAGTCCAAATTGGCATCACGCATCGCTTTACGCATAGGACTTAAGGTTTTATTGACTAAAGTTTGCGTTAGCGTGATGAAGACATCACTAGATAAAGTCAGATCCACTGCATAGCCATTGCTTAGTTTACAGACAATGTTTGCCTCATCATGATCGGTAAGAAATTCTTTTGCTTGACGCGATTTTGTGAGTAATAAACGTGTATCTTCTTCATTTAATGGGTTTTTATTTGGATTGTTATCGCGTATTTGATCCAATATCCAACAATAAATGCGATGATCAAAATCATCGCCACCCAAAGCAGAATCACCATTGGTTGCCAATACTTCAAATACCCCTTTGGATAAATGCAAAATGCTTACATCAAATGTGCCACCGCCTAAGTCATAAATAACGTAAACACCTTCAGCGGCATTATCTAAACCATAAGCGACAGCGGCAGCAGTTGGCTCGTTTAGTAAGCGCAGCACATGTAATCCAGCTAGTCTTGCTGCGTCTTTGGTGGCTTGACGTTGCGCATCATCAAAGTAAGCCGGTACAGTAATCACTGCGCCCGTTAATTCACCACCTAATGCTTTTTCAGCACGTGTTTTTAATGTTTTTAAAATTTCTGCAGAAATCTCAACTGGGCTTTTTAAGCCAGCGCGCGTCTCAATTTGTAACATACCTTCAGATTGATTTTCTACAGCACTGTTACTAACAAAGTGATAAGGAATATGGGCTTTGTCTGCTATATCCTGAATACCGCGACCCATAAAACGTTTAACAGAAACAATCGTATTGATGGGATCTTCACTTTGTTTGGCCTGCGCTTGATGGCCAACAATGACCTCGCCACTACTGCTATAGCGCACCACTGACGGCAATAATGAACGGCCATGCTCATCTTGCAACACTGTACTCATGCCGCTACGTACTGTAGCCACCAGAGAATTTGTCGTACCAAGATCGATACCAATTGCCAACTTATGCTGGTGAGGAGCGGCACTCATGCCAGGTTCAGAAATTTGTAGTAATGCCATTAGTCTTCTATTTGTGTGATGGCTTTATTAATGTCTTCACACACTTTATCTATAAATATGAGTTTTCGCGTTGTTGCGGTTGCACTTGCTAAATCATGTTCAATATCAAATACATTCGCTAATTCAGTCGTTAATGCTTGAGCGGCTTGTCGCATCTCTTTTGCCAGTGCATCCAAACCATCAATATCTTTTGCATTCTTTAAATCCTCAAGCGCTTCTCGCCACTCCATTTGCTGCATTAAAAAATCTGCAGGCATGCTGGTATTGGTTTCTTCCGTTGCATCAATGCCCTGTAACGACAGTAAATATTTAGCCCTTGATGCTGGTATTTTGAGAGTTTGATAAGCCTCGTTAGCCAGCGTTGCTAATTGCATTGATTTTAATTTCTCAGTCGGCGATGCCGTCACAAATCGGTCAGGATGTGCTGCCGATTGCATCTGGCGATATTGACTTTCTAATGCAGAGGTATCAATGGTAAATGCCGGTTTAAGGGCAAAAAGATTAAAGTAGTTCTCATTCACTTTACTCACGCTCAAACAGTAAAACTTTCCCCACAGCCACATTCATCAGCAACATTTGGATTATTGAATTTAAAGCCTTCATTCAGGCCTTCTTTGGTAAAGTCTAACTCTGTGCCATCGATATAAACCAAGCTTTTTGGATCCACAATGACTTTAACACCATGACTTTCAAACAGCATGTCTTCTGTTTGCAAATCATCAACAAACTCTAAGGTATAAGCCATGCCAGAACAGCCTGTGGTTCTGACACCTAAGCGCAGACCAATTCCTTTGCCGCGATTGGCAAGGAATTTTTCTACACGTTGTGCGGCAGCAGGCGTTAAACTAATTGCCATTACGATGCCTCTTTTACTGCTTGTTTTGCTCTAATATCAGCCACAGCTGCTTTAATGGCGTCTTCTGCCAATACTGAACAATGGATTTTGACTGGTGGTAATGCGAGCTCTTCAGCAATGGCTGAGTTTTTAATTTCATAAGCTTCTTCTACCGTTTTGCCTTTTAACCATTCAGTTACTAATGAGCTAGAAGCAATGGCTGAGCCGCAACCATACGTTTTAAATTTTGCATCCTCAATTAAACCAGCGTCGTTTACCTTAATCATTAATTTCATCACATCACCACAAGCAGGTGCGCCGACCATGCCAGTGCCAACATTTGGATCGTTTTTATCTAAAGAACCTACATTACGTGGATTCTCATAGTGGTCTAATACCTTATCTGAATATGCCATTTTATTTCTCCTTTAAGTTTGAATGACTGCGCAAAATTTGCGTTGGATTTCCTCATCATTCTATTCCTACTACAGTTTCAGTCGCTTCGCTTAAGCTGCAAAGACAGCAGGTTAACCTACACTGAAACTACGTTTTCTTCCGCAATGTGCCTTGTTTTTGCTTCCTATTTTCAATGCTTTTAAATTTCAATTCAACGTTCATTCTTTCCTTATTAATCAATTAAGATTTGCTCAGCTGACTAGGCGGAGGATGATGAAGTTTAGTGTTGTACTAAACGAGTCATCCGACAACAACGTCAGGTAAGCAAAGATAAATGATTTAGTGAGCCGCCCATTCTACTTTTGATATATCAACGCCATCTTGGAACATCTCCCAAAGTGGCGATAGCTCACGCAATTTGCCGATTTTGTCTTTCAATAGCCTTACGGTGTAATCCACGTCTGCTTCAGTAGTGAAGCGACCAATTGAAAAACGAATAGAGCTATGTGCCAATTCATCTGAACGACCAAGCGCACGCAACACGTAGCTAGGCTCCAAGCTGGCTGAAGTACAAGCTGATCCGCTAGATACGGCAATACCTTTAATCGCCATAATGAGTGATTCACCCTCTACATAATTAAAGCTCACATTTAAATTATGTGGCACGCGGTGACTTAAATCGCCATTAACATAGGTCTCATCAATGGTAGTTAAGCCTGTTAGCAGTTTATTATGCAACATACGAATACGCTCATTTTCAGCGTGCATTTCTTCGCGTGCGATTCTAAATGCCTCGCCCATACCAACAATTTGATGCGGTGCTAATGTGCCA
This region of Methylophilaceae bacterium genomic DNA includes:
- a CDS encoding YezD family protein, which codes for MTNAKPKLNIDNESETLGKISEAINAIKTNTGFGSIEIVIHDSNIVQIEQREKIRFSNTNLNKK
- a CDS encoding response regulator, giving the protein MTDNEILNAKILIVDDADANLRLLEALLAKEGFEQVISTADSTKTIDLFTAFQPDLILLDLMMPVLDGYAILDLLSKNIPKDEYLPIIVLTADATIAAKRKALALGAKDFLTKPFDSIEAMLRVWNLLETRMLYKKLKELQKS
- a CDS encoding response regulator, producing MLSMSKINRGISQYWQDLPLAAKGIIVIMLPLAVLLASLSSLYSLEKQLSSLENQLKLALQNQRDIETVHTNLLQASTGVRDFLLTGDKLFLQNFYIAKQQLPTLLDKLVVQLESEVQKERISNISLLVQENLTRLDILSKNESDIASENLVLQFKLQVSNMEKLRTEIELLKQQEALLVSEDQFKIKVQRQRNIRITLLAAFSGILGSIFAVWIFSGTIVKRVKLLRDSAAHLAKAEALELPSSSKDELGQLSEALDQASKLLAKNIYDTTQARNEAEQASREKSMFLSRTSHELRTPLNAILGFAQLLQIELENDKHKENVNMIKSAGEHLLKLIDEVLDIARIESGVLRLTLEPTPINDLMAEAIQYIAPLGKIRDIQIEQDIQPNLVALAERQKLLQVILNLLSNALKYGPCNSTVLVSAYQKDATILIEVFDEGAGIADPLKERLFTAFDRLGAEHSKTEGTGLGLALSKQIILAMQGSIHVAKNKSLFWIELKATNALPNHKKITQAITATKQAPTSIHKKHIIYVEDNVSNRALVEAVIKRLPNLKLHCTATVKESKDLLNQIDASLMIVDLNLPDESGEVLVDYIKSHPNLKRLPIMILSADAMPDTIERLKQTGINDYMTKPLNIATFTKTVLNLTQDDRTENDR
- a CDS encoding response regulator transcription factor, giving the protein MIDSEVPALSARELRASVKKDHEENAKLRLFYLTGKMLYDKGWSATIAAQILNTFCTQIGAAHGLIAIQETNTLTVLAHLGQTYPVGARIPIMGVLAKLLRSPCEFQVSHELTPLWSYPDTAGLTPSIIPIAYAQQPLGILAFSGNAGTLSKDDNQTIHSLSGLVGMAMMRASKQSASPEDLHILDSLTPREREVFALLPYGHSNAALAELLGIAPGTVKIHVERILSKLGLKDRTQAAVKAVELGFKNN
- a CDS encoding SulP family inorganic anion transporter is translated as MKLNIIDDIKTDLPASIVVFFVALPLCLGIALASGAPLFSGVIAGIIGGIIVGMASGSQLGVSGPAAGLAVIVLTAIASLGSFEAFLLAVLVAGIIQFLLGYFKAGFIAYFVPSSVIKGMLTGIGLLIILKQIPYALGYQTDYEGSESFIEASGGNTFTSLMDAWNLLTPGALLITAISLAILILWDALLTKKHKFFQILQGPIVVVLVGILLNFLFQAGLLNFTLSPEQIVDLPVSNNLEELLGQFTFPDFSQWTNIEIYKIGFVMAIVASLETLLCVEATDKLDPNKRVTPTNLELKAQGIGNMISGLIGGLPITQVIVRSSANITFGAQSKLSAILHGFWLLLSAVTIASLLNMIPLASLATILIIVGYKLAKPSLFKQMYELGWEQFAPFAITVVAIILTDLLTGIGIGLAAAIIFTLHHSFRNSYHIKAEQITQAGQAVHHFTLAEEVSFFNKASIMEALTAIPANSNVIIDCTNCKSMAYDVQEFIHDYQIQAKLRNIEVETINFKPPKHLIAH
- a CDS encoding carbonic anhydrase (macrophage inducible 5; Mig-5) — protein: MYKHPLLDRDKITPKEAIDILKEGNIRFINQDTEEKDFKTLIHLTQNQQHPFVSVLSCSDSRAPVELLFDQALGDVFSVRLAGNIASDKAIGSLEFGSKYLGAKLIVVMGHTSCGAVKAACDDFKDGHIGEIINMIKPSIRHEKTTTDAEERCSKNADFVQKVCELNIKHQIESILRCSDILEDMTQAKDIGIVGAVYDIATGEVRFLEDTFIGV
- the fdx gene encoding ISC system 2Fe-2S type ferredoxin yields the protein MPQIIVLPHEELCPDGAVIDAKKGASICQNLLDNDIDIDHACDQVCACTTCHVIVREGFASLNEAEDTEDDLLDKAWGLEPQSRLSCQAIVDDTNLVVEIPKYSINMAKEGHR
- the hscA gene encoding Fe-S protein assembly chaperone HscA translates to MALLQISEPGMSAAPHQHKLAIGIDLGTTNSLVATVRSGMSTVLQDEHGRSLLPSVVRYSSSGEVIVGHQAQAKQSEDPINTIVSVKRFMGRGIQDIADKAHIPYHFVSNSAVENQSEGMLQIETRAGLKSPVEISAEILKTLKTRAEKALGGELTGAVITVPAYFDDAQRQATKDAARLAGLHVLRLLNEPTAAAVAYGLDNAAEGVYVIYDLGGGTFDVSILHLSKGVFEVLATNGDSALGGDDFDHRIYCWILDQIRDNNPNKNPLNEEDTRLLLTKSRQAKEFLTDHDEANIVCKLSNGYAVDLTLSSDVFITLTQTLVNKTLSPMRKAMRDANLDLNAINGVVMVGGATRMPHVRHAVQDFFEQEPLTNLDPDKVVALGAAIQANVLAGNRNDEDLLLLDVTPLSLGLETMGGLVEKIIPRNATLPVARAQDFTTFKDGQTAMSIHVLQGERDLVSACRSLAKFELRGIPPMTAGAARIRVTFQVDADGLLSVSAREETQGIEASITVKPSYGLSEDEITNILKSSFGTAEEDKQARALAEAKVDAMRLMSAINVALQQDSHLISEAEKQAIQLQLTALEQQLNTDDSRALHDATSALNDATAHFAVKRMDASVSRALAGKNIDEVNLT
- the hscB gene encoding Fe-S protein assembly co-chaperone HscB, which translates into the protein MWLWGKFYCLSVSKVNENYFNLFALKPAFTIDTSALESQYRQMQSAAHPDRFVTASPTEKLKSMQLATLANEAYQTLKIPASRAKYLLSLQGIDATEETNTSMPADFLMQQMEWREALEDLKNAKDIDGLDALAKEMRQAAQALTTELANVFDIEHDLASATATTRKLIFIDKVCEDINKAITQIED
- the iscA gene encoding iron-sulfur cluster assembly protein IscA, with the protein product MAISLTPAAAQRVEKFLANRGKGIGLRLGVRTTGCSGMAYTLEFVDDLQTEDMLFESHGVKVIVDPKSLVYIDGTELDFTKEGLNEGFKFNNPNVADECGCGESFTV
- the iscU gene encoding Fe-S cluster assembly scaffold IscU is translated as MAYSDKVLDHYENPRNVGSLDKNDPNVGTGMVGAPACGDVMKLMIKVNDAGLIEDAKFKTYGCGSAIASSSLVTEWLKGKTVEEAYEIKNSAIAEELALPPVKIHCSVLAEDAIKAAVADIRAKQAVKEAS